A single window of Pseudoduganella plicata DNA harbors:
- a CDS encoding ABC transporter ATP-binding protein: MTTVVLQAEGLQKSFGRQPVLRGLDWQLRQGQVVGLLGRNGAGKSTLLECLLGLRETDGGSATLFGEPVTALSEDARARIGYVPQKAELFEWLTPVQMLDYFRALYPRWNDALVHGLLTRWGFQGEARIKPIGRLSGGERQRLSIIRALAHEPELLVLDEPVASLDPVGRRDFLRELIGTVIEHDTTVVFSTHILSDLERVALDVAFLHDGRIGLQAGLDELLESARRVTGTAAAVDALRLQGEIRREHHADGTVSVLARVSDGEAAALDAAPALRADALSLEDLFVEVTK; encoded by the coding sequence ATGACTACAGTGGTGCTACAGGCCGAGGGCCTGCAAAAATCGTTTGGCCGGCAGCCGGTGCTGCGGGGCCTGGACTGGCAACTGCGCCAAGGGCAGGTGGTCGGGCTGCTGGGACGTAACGGTGCCGGCAAGTCGACGCTGCTGGAGTGCCTGCTGGGGCTGCGCGAGACGGACGGCGGCAGCGCCACGCTGTTCGGCGAGCCGGTAACGGCGCTATCCGAGGATGCGCGGGCGCGCATCGGCTATGTGCCGCAGAAGGCCGAGCTGTTCGAATGGCTGACGCCCGTGCAGATGCTGGACTACTTCCGCGCGCTGTACCCGCGCTGGAACGACGCCCTCGTGCATGGCCTGCTGACGCGCTGGGGTTTCCAAGGCGAGGCGAGGATCAAGCCGATCGGCCGGCTGTCCGGTGGCGAAAGGCAGCGCCTGTCGATCATTCGCGCGCTGGCGCACGAGCCGGAGCTGCTGGTGCTGGACGAGCCGGTAGCAAGCCTCGATCCCGTCGGACGGCGCGACTTCCTGCGTGAACTGATCGGCACCGTGATCGAGCACGATACGACCGTCGTGTTCTCCACGCATATCCTGTCGGACCTGGAACGGGTCGCGCTGGATGTCGCCTTCCTGCACGATGGCCGTATCGGCCTGCAGGCTGGCCTGGACGAGCTGCTGGAAAGCGCGCGCCGCGTGACCGGTACGGCAGCCGCCGTCGACGCATTGCGCCTGCAGGGCGAGATCCGCCGTGAGCACCATGCGGATGGCACGGTCAGCGTGCTGGCACGGGTGTCGGACGGAGAAGCGGCGGCGCTCGACGCGGCACCGGCATTGCGCGCCGATGCCCTGAGCCTGGAAGACTTGTTTGTCGAGGTGACGAAATGA
- a CDS encoding GntR family transcriptional regulator, protein MTNHTAAMFSIVPGSTEPIYRQLIEQVRRMVAAGVLAPGDTLPSVREVAQTLAVNPMTVSKAYNMLETEGVLARQRGLGMQVAARRGGASRGEREKLLRPTLARAAVEARQLELDDEEILKLFKLVLKETR, encoded by the coding sequence ATGACCAACCACACAGCCGCCATGTTCTCCATCGTGCCCGGTTCCACGGAACCGATCTATCGCCAGTTGATCGAACAGGTGCGGCGCATGGTCGCGGCGGGCGTGCTGGCGCCGGGGGACACGTTGCCGTCCGTGCGAGAAGTGGCGCAGACGCTTGCCGTCAACCCGATGACCGTCTCCAAGGCCTACAACATGCTGGAAACCGAAGGGGTACTGGCGCGCCAGCGCGGTCTCGGCATGCAGGTGGCGGCGCGTCGCGGCGGCGCCAGCCGCGGTGAGCGGGAAAAACTGCTGCGGCCCACGCTGGCAAGGGCCGCGGTCGAGGCGCGCCAGCTGGAGCTGGACGACGAGGAAATCCTGAAACTGTTCAAACTTGTTCTGAAAGAGACGCGATGA
- a CDS encoding glycosyltransferase, producing MKIGMQTWGSHGDVRPFLALAEGLQAAGHDVTLVITTIDMDAYAQVGAARGVKVVAVGEPIIPADEAAKILRTIYAIKDPMRQVGALMRLMFAPVEDEMFAASRRLCEESDLLIGHHILHPLQVAAEHAGKPYVSVFLSHVSLPTEHAHPLAKLGRTGNRLLWWLTRVMLNRVLLHYPNRLRRQLGMPPARDLLDDVWLATPLALVGVSPAICERRPDWPASVHVCGFLDMPNVEVEGTVPPALDEFLAAGAPPVYMTLGSWMPEDLAAEKETLTLFTAAARLAGCRAIVQSPSAQACGFASDENTLFVTAAPHHLIFPRCAAIVHHGGAGTTQSATLAGKPSIVIAHLNEQEHWASELRRLGIAGKVLKRRSVTARMLADRIAQALATPEMAVKATAVGAAMRKENGVALAVRLIGALETGASQRR from the coding sequence ATGAAGATAGGCATGCAGACATGGGGCAGCCACGGCGACGTCCGGCCGTTCCTGGCGCTGGCCGAGGGCTTGCAGGCCGCCGGCCACGACGTCACGCTCGTCATCACCACCATCGACATGGACGCTTATGCGCAAGTGGGTGCAGCGCGCGGCGTGAAGGTCGTGGCGGTGGGTGAGCCGATCATCCCCGCCGACGAGGCGGCGAAGATCCTGCGCACGATCTACGCGATCAAGGATCCGATGCGCCAGGTGGGTGCGCTGATGCGGCTGATGTTCGCGCCCGTCGAGGACGAAATGTTTGCCGCGTCGCGCCGGCTGTGCGAGGAAAGCGACCTGCTGATCGGCCACCATATCCTGCACCCGCTGCAGGTGGCGGCGGAGCATGCGGGCAAGCCGTACGTCAGCGTGTTCCTCTCGCATGTCAGCCTCCCCACCGAACATGCCCATCCGCTGGCGAAGCTCGGTCGCACAGGCAACCGCCTGCTGTGGTGGCTGACGCGCGTAATGCTGAACCGCGTCCTGCTGCACTATCCCAACCGGCTGCGACGCCAGCTGGGCATGCCGCCGGCGCGCGATCTGCTGGATGACGTCTGGCTGGCCACGCCACTGGCACTGGTCGGCGTCAGCCCGGCGATCTGCGAGCGCCGGCCGGACTGGCCCGCCTCCGTGCACGTCTGCGGCTTCCTCGACATGCCGAACGTGGAGGTGGAAGGCACCGTCCCGCCAGCGCTGGACGAGTTCCTGGCGGCCGGCGCGCCGCCTGTCTACATGACCCTGGGCAGCTGGATGCCGGAGGACCTGGCGGCCGAGAAGGAAACGCTGACGCTGTTCACGGCGGCGGCGCGGCTGGCGGGCTGCCGCGCCATCGTACAGAGCCCGTCCGCGCAGGCCTGCGGCTTTGCGTCGGACGAGAATACGTTGTTCGTAACGGCGGCACCGCACCACCTGATCTTCCCCCGCTGCGCCGCGATCGTGCACCACGGCGGCGCCGGCACCACGCAGTCGGCCACCTTGGCCGGCAAGCCGTCCATCGTGATCGCCCATCTGAACGAGCAGGAACACTGGGCGTCGGAATTGCGGCGGCTCGGGATTGCAGGGAAGGTGCTAAAACGGCGCAGCGTGACCGCTCGGATGTTGGCGGATCGGATCGCGCAGGCACTGGCGACGCCGGAGATGGCGGTCAAGGCTACGGCGGTTGGCGCTGCGATGCGCAAGGAGAACGGTGTGGCATTAGCCGTCAGGCTGATCGGAGCGCTGGAGACGGGCGCTTCCCAGCGTCGCTGA
- a CDS encoding peptide chain release factor 3, with amino-acid sequence MSEEIEVTSQEHQEAAAGSAKAPALIAREVQRRRTFGIISHPDAGKTTLTEKLLLFSGAIQMAGTVKARKSARHATSDWMEIEKQRGISVASSVMQFDFRDHIINLLDTPGHQDFSEDTYRVLTAVDSALMVIDAAKGVEAQTIKLLDVCRMRNTPIVTFMNKMDRETRDPLELLDELESVLKIQCAPVTWPIGMGKNFRGVYHLLRDEVLLFRAGVESANQSFEVIKGIDNPRLQEMFPLEMDQLRMEVELVNGASHPFDLDEFLAGIQTPVFFGSAINNFGVREILSALVDWAPPPRERDATVRSVEPTEQPFSGFVFKIQANMDPAHRDRIAFLRVCSGRFERGMKVKHLRLGREVKVSSVVTFMASSREQVEEAYAGDIIGLPNHGNMQIGDSFSEGEMLQFTGIPYFAPDFFRSVRIRNPLKIKQLHKGLQQLGEEGAVQVFKPVQGGELVLGAVGVLQFEVVASRLMNEYGVDAVFEGTSISSARWVSSEDKKALADFENSLGHNVAYDAAGNMAYLATSGVNLRLTQERWPQLTFHATREHATKLS; translated from the coding sequence ATGTCCGAAGAAATCGAAGTCACCAGCCAAGAACACCAGGAAGCTGCCGCCGGCAGCGCCAAGGCACCCGCGCTGATCGCGCGCGAAGTGCAGCGCCGCCGCACGTTCGGCATCATCTCCCACCCCGATGCCGGTAAAACCACGCTGACGGAAAAGCTGCTGCTGTTCTCGGGTGCGATCCAGATGGCCGGAACCGTCAAGGCCAGGAAGAGCGCCCGCCACGCCACGTCCGACTGGATGGAGATCGAAAAGCAGCGCGGCATTTCCGTCGCCTCGTCGGTCATGCAGTTCGACTTCCGCGACCACATCATCAACCTGCTCGACACCCCCGGCCACCAGGACTTTTCGGAAGACACCTATCGCGTGCTGACGGCCGTCGACTCGGCGTTGATGGTGATCGACGCGGCCAAGGGTGTCGAGGCGCAGACGATCAAGCTGCTGGACGTCTGCCGCATGCGCAACACGCCCATCGTCACGTTCATGAACAAGATGGACCGCGAGACGCGCGACCCGCTGGAGCTGCTCGACGAGCTGGAATCGGTGCTGAAGATCCAGTGCGCGCCCGTCACGTGGCCGATCGGCATGGGCAAGAATTTCCGCGGCGTGTACCACCTGCTGCGCGACGAGGTGCTGCTGTTCCGCGCCGGCGTCGAAAGCGCCAACCAGTCGTTCGAAGTCATCAAGGGCATCGACAACCCGCGCCTGCAGGAGATGTTCCCGCTGGAGATGGACCAGCTGAGGATGGAGGTGGAACTGGTAAACGGCGCCTCGCATCCGTTCGACCTGGACGAGTTTTTGGCCGGTATCCAGACGCCCGTGTTCTTCGGCTCCGCCATCAACAACTTCGGCGTGCGCGAGATCCTGTCGGCGCTGGTCGACTGGGCGCCGCCGCCGCGCGAGCGCGACGCCACGGTGCGCTCCGTCGAGCCGACCGAGCAGCCGTTCTCCGGCTTCGTCTTCAAGATCCAGGCGAACATGGACCCGGCGCACCGCGACCGCATCGCATTCCTGCGCGTGTGCTCCGGGCGTTTCGAGCGCGGCATGAAGGTCAAGCACCTGCGCCTGGGCCGCGAAGTAAAAGTGTCGTCCGTCGTGACGTTCATGGCATCGTCGCGCGAACAGGTGGAAGAGGCATACGCGGGCGACATCATCGGCCTGCCGAACCACGGCAACATGCAGATCGGCGACAGCTTCTCGGAAGGCGAGATGCTGCAGTTCACCGGCATCCCGTACTTCGCGCCGGACTTCTTCCGCTCCGTGCGCATCCGCAATCCGCTCAAGATCAAGCAGTTGCACAAGGGCCTGCAGCAGCTGGGCGAAGAGGGCGCCGTGCAGGTCTTCAAGCCCGTGCAGGGCGGCGAACTGGTACTGGGCGCCGTCGGCGTGCTGCAGTTCGAAGTCGTTGCCAGCCGCCTGATGAACGAATACGGCGTCGACGCCGTGTTCGAAGGCACCAGCATCAGCAGCGCGCGCTGGGTGTCGTCGGAAGATAAAAAAGCCCTGGCGGACTTTGAAAACTCGCTGGGCCACAACGTGGCCTACGATGCCGCCGGCAATATGGCGTATCTGGCCACGTCGGGCGTCAACCTGCGCCTGACGCAGGAGCGCTGGCCGCAGCTGACGTTCCACGCCACGCGCGAGCACGCGACGAAGCTGTCGTAA
- a CDS encoding pilus assembly protein gives MKTSFLSRLLTLVVTALCAGPAAFAAQTQIAQVPLLNISGTGTVKPNLMLLFDNSGSMEQTYTPDYVNDNLCRTRSRLSEGATSCNVGHPPFMSPDFNKQYYNPQIRYQPPVKADGTYYAEQTAAATANWTSVASDGFGKQNTNLYGSGDTSIDLTTGFPDLRWCDPNNTGDCRVNSATYTYPDSRYTRAEAINTAPYYYTIGVAEYCTDAAMKTCVSTNPGAAAPSGYPVAALVRWCDTRNLVNCQAKRVGSFLYPRYSQALGTTVVHGLVTIGSSFASTPLAIRSVAVQDPAGAVMITHGAVSAPNGTNTALKQQTLASALASSIMSHPGTGATYLACVRNPIGVANVPACSVFGLALASDSVVAVIPATCTGGKAVASCQPFYNDAYAGWGIAVDASTARINYPTALLRIAGTTQNNRQAVLASLALGGSTLFTNLAIGNGNGNTSAQTAANAIIARIGTGGTVRAYAGGSNVTRTCTAAATAGTVCIVDTAAVQTVKALAVGNLSNRGSMSMTPSDSVPDEDTIPTATQAISAGGTGPSTFSRVDIASGRTYPKAIGRTDCAGSACTYAEEMTNFANWYSYYKTRLQMMKTSVGIAFTRLNGSYRVGYVRLSSAGAGTAVELKPADFTGTARSTWYATLYNTTTSGATPIRTAMDNVGRMYANLAPYNYADGQQVVQYPCQQNFLILTTDGYWNGNSTDNVTNNDNRESVARFCLKKDACVDARPQSLPSIADVALHWYNGGSSTGTVSLRPDLEPNMLKPGLVPAAAGENTHLHMTTYTLGLGVDGVMNYEPKYDSAPAVNGDFFNLKNGVMSGCPWNGGGPYVWPDPQTGSTLSTVQERVDDLWHAAIAGHGKYFSASQPKDVVAGLQEALDKMQISVGAAAAAATSTPNISLEDNDIFSSTFTTVKWFGVLAKRNVDTGTGIVDTVPVWTSATAMGPQVATTGTAGATTDGRAIWMRDGTTTDLKPFYFAGMSATEKGWFANKCALLTQCTLLDASNRALVNGGTELVNWLRGQQQHADDVVFRAYSSSREADPSASVTVPVVLGDIASSKPAYMRDPRKGYTLAGYEAFKGAYAGRAPAVFVAANDGMLHAFDAADGAGGGRELWAYVPRITMPKLAALASTTYGSNHQYTTDGSPELADVQINGQWRTILVAGLNGGGRGYYALDVTDAGPAWLDANGVSHGGQKPKLLWELCADAALCPQSRLDANNIGLTFGAPQFGMHGGRWVVYLTSGYNNVPGSDNVATGDGLGYLFIVDAATGEVVNRVGTGIGSTDTPSGLARITAITNDPAADPVTTFVYGGDNQGNLFRFDLTAGASVKRIGIAANDGVRQPITARPDVTLCAVTRTATDGTGTQEARRVVLFGTGRLLDLPDIASTDVQSLYVLRDDGAVDLDLRGAAMVRQTLSQRVSTEGTGDDAVTTIDEIELAGGNVDLSRSSGWYFDWKLNAGERMNLDPKIVSGVGNVVTNVPTSESSCSVGGTSNFYAVDVCRGTGVNGTIVGSMLSNTSAAVGFIIVRLPKGDLKLITTTAKGETLTRPLQELDTVGAHRAGWRRVKGD, from the coding sequence ATGAAAACCAGTTTCCTCTCCCGGCTTTTGACGCTTGTCGTGACGGCGCTGTGCGCTGGTCCGGCAGCCTTTGCCGCCCAGACCCAGATCGCCCAGGTGCCGCTGCTCAACATCAGCGGCACGGGCACCGTCAAGCCGAACCTGATGCTGTTGTTCGATAATTCCGGCTCGATGGAGCAGACCTACACGCCGGACTACGTCAACGACAACCTGTGCCGCACGCGCAGCCGCCTGTCCGAAGGCGCCACGTCCTGCAACGTGGGGCATCCGCCGTTCATGAGCCCCGATTTCAACAAGCAGTATTACAACCCGCAGATCCGCTACCAGCCGCCGGTCAAGGCGGACGGCACATACTATGCGGAGCAGACGGCGGCAGCCACCGCCAACTGGACGTCGGTGGCCAGCGACGGCTTCGGCAAGCAGAACACCAACCTGTACGGCAGCGGCGATACCTCCATCGACCTCACCACGGGCTTCCCCGACCTGCGCTGGTGCGATCCGAACAACACGGGCGACTGCCGCGTCAACAGCGCTACCTACACTTATCCGGACAGCCGCTACACCAGGGCCGAGGCGATCAATACGGCGCCGTATTACTACACGATCGGCGTGGCGGAATACTGCACGGATGCGGCGATGAAGACCTGCGTTTCCACCAACCCGGGCGCCGCCGCGCCCAGCGGCTATCCGGTCGCGGCATTGGTGCGCTGGTGCGATACGCGCAACCTGGTCAACTGCCAGGCCAAGCGGGTCGGCAGCTTCCTGTATCCGCGCTATTCGCAGGCGCTGGGCACGACCGTCGTGCATGGCCTGGTCACGATCGGTTCCAGTTTCGCCAGCACACCGCTGGCGATCCGTTCGGTGGCCGTGCAGGATCCGGCCGGCGCCGTGATGATCACCCACGGCGCCGTGTCGGCACCGAACGGCACCAATACGGCGCTCAAGCAGCAGACCCTCGCCAGCGCGCTGGCGTCGTCCATCATGTCCCATCCCGGCACGGGCGCGACCTACCTGGCGTGCGTGCGTAATCCCATCGGCGTGGCCAACGTGCCGGCATGTTCGGTCTTCGGCCTCGCGCTCGCCAGCGACAGCGTGGTGGCCGTCATCCCGGCCACCTGCACGGGCGGCAAGGCCGTCGCCAGCTGTCAGCCGTTCTACAACGATGCCTATGCCGGCTGGGGCATCGCCGTGGACGCAAGCACCGCCCGCATCAATTACCCGACGGCGCTGCTGCGCATCGCGGGCACCACGCAGAACAACCGCCAGGCCGTGCTTGCCAGCCTTGCGCTGGGCGGCAGCACGCTGTTCACCAATCTCGCCATCGGCAACGGCAACGGCAACACGTCCGCGCAGACGGCCGCCAACGCCATCATCGCCCGCATCGGCACGGGCGGCACGGTGCGCGCCTACGCCGGCGGCAGCAACGTGACGCGCACGTGCACGGCCGCGGCAACGGCAGGCACCGTCTGCATCGTCGATACGGCAGCTGTCCAGACCGTCAAGGCGCTTGCCGTCGGTAACCTGAGCAACCGCGGCTCGATGAGCATGACGCCGTCGGACAGCGTGCCCGACGAGGACACCATCCCGACGGCCACGCAGGCCATCTCCGCCGGCGGCACGGGCCCCAGCACGTTCAGCCGCGTCGACATCGCCAGCGGCCGGACCTATCCGAAAGCCATCGGCCGCACCGATTGCGCCGGCAGCGCGTGCACCTACGCGGAGGAAATGACCAACTTCGCCAACTGGTATTCGTACTACAAGACGCGGCTGCAGATGATGAAGACGTCCGTCGGCATCGCCTTCACGCGCCTGAACGGCAGTTACCGCGTGGGCTATGTGCGGCTGTCGTCGGCCGGCGCCGGCACGGCGGTCGAACTGAAGCCAGCCGATTTCACGGGCACGGCGCGCAGCACGTGGTATGCCACGCTGTACAACACCACGACCTCCGGCGCCACGCCGATCCGCACGGCGATGGACAACGTGGGGCGCATGTACGCCAACCTGGCGCCCTACAACTACGCCGACGGCCAGCAGGTGGTGCAGTACCCGTGCCAGCAGAACTTCCTGATCCTGACCACGGACGGCTACTGGAACGGCAACTCGACCGACAACGTGACGAACAACGACAACCGCGAAAGCGTGGCGCGCTTCTGCCTGAAGAAGGATGCCTGCGTCGATGCGCGACCGCAGTCGCTGCCGTCGATTGCCGACGTGGCGCTGCACTGGTACAACGGCGGTTCCAGCACGGGTACCGTGTCGCTGCGGCCCGACCTGGAACCCAACATGCTCAAGCCCGGCCTGGTGCCGGCTGCCGCCGGCGAGAACACGCACCTGCACATGACGACGTACACGCTGGGGCTGGGCGTGGATGGGGTGATGAACTACGAGCCGAAATACGACAGTGCCCCGGCCGTCAACGGCGACTTCTTCAACCTGAAGAACGGCGTCATGAGCGGCTGCCCGTGGAACGGCGGCGGCCCGTACGTCTGGCCGGATCCGCAGACGGGCAGCACGCTCTCCACCGTGCAGGAGCGGGTGGACGACCTGTGGCACGCGGCCATTGCCGGCCATGGCAAGTACTTCAGCGCCAGCCAGCCGAAGGATGTCGTGGCGGGCCTGCAGGAGGCGCTCGACAAGATGCAGATCAGCGTGGGCGCCGCGGCGGCGGCGGCAACCTCGACCCCGAACATTTCGCTGGAAGACAACGACATCTTCTCGTCCACGTTCACCACCGTGAAGTGGTTCGGCGTGCTGGCCAAGCGCAATGTGGACACGGGCACGGGCATTGTCGACACGGTGCCCGTGTGGACTTCCGCCACGGCGATGGGCCCGCAGGTGGCCACGACCGGCACGGCCGGCGCCACGACGGACGGGCGCGCCATCTGGATGCGCGACGGGACGACGACGGACCTGAAGCCGTTCTACTTTGCCGGCATGAGTGCAACGGAGAAGGGCTGGTTCGCCAACAAGTGCGCGCTGCTGACGCAGTGTACGCTGCTCGATGCGTCCAACCGGGCGCTGGTCAACGGCGGCACGGAACTGGTCAACTGGCTGCGCGGGCAGCAGCAGCATGCGGATGACGTGGTGTTCCGCGCCTACAGCAGCAGCCGCGAAGCCGATCCGAGTGCAAGCGTCACGGTACCTGTCGTGCTGGGCGATATCGCTTCGTCGAAGCCGGCCTACATGCGCGATCCGCGCAAGGGTTATACGCTGGCCGGCTACGAGGCGTTCAAGGGCGCGTACGCGGGGAGGGCGCCAGCCGTCTTCGTCGCCGCCAACGACGGCATGCTGCATGCCTTCGATGCGGCGGACGGCGCCGGCGGCGGCAGGGAACTGTGGGCCTATGTGCCGCGCATCACGATGCCGAAGCTGGCGGCGCTGGCGTCCACCACCTACGGCAGCAACCACCAGTACACGACGGACGGTTCGCCGGAACTGGCGGACGTGCAGATCAACGGCCAATGGCGCACCATCCTGGTCGCGGGCCTGAACGGCGGCGGGCGCGGCTACTATGCGCTCGATGTGACGGACGCGGGGCCGGCCTGGCTTGACGCGAATGGTGTCAGCCATGGCGGGCAGAAACCGAAGCTGCTGTGGGAGCTGTGCGCCGATGCGGCCCTGTGCCCGCAAAGCCGCCTTGACGCGAACAATATCGGCCTGACGTTCGGCGCGCCGCAGTTCGGCATGCACGGCGGGCGCTGGGTAGTGTATCTCACGTCCGGCTACAACAACGTGCCCGGCAGCGACAACGTGGCGACCGGCGACGGCCTCGGTTACCTGTTCATCGTGGATGCCGCGACGGGCGAAGTCGTCAACCGCGTCGGCACGGGCATCGGCAGCACGGATACGCCATCGGGCCTGGCCCGGATCACGGCCATCACGAACGACCCGGCGGCCGATCCGGTGACGACGTTCGTCTACGGCGGCGACAACCAGGGCAACCTGTTCCGCTTCGACCTGACGGCCGGCGCCTCCGTCAAACGCATCGGCATTGCCGCCAATGACGGCGTGCGCCAGCCCATCACGGCGCGGCCCGACGTGACCCTGTGCGCCGTCACGAGAACGGCAACGGACGGCACCGGCACGCAGGAAGCGCGGCGCGTCGTGCTGTTCGGGACGGGCCGGCTGCTGGATCTGCCCGACATCGCCAGCACGGACGTGCAAAGCCTGTACGTGCTGCGCGACGACGGCGCCGTCGATCTGGACCTGCGCGGCGCGGCGATGGTGCGGCAGACGCTGTCGCAGCGCGTCTCAACGGAAGGCACGGGCGACGATGCCGTCACGACCATCGACGAGATCGAGCTGGCCGGCGGCAACGTGGACCTGAGCCGCAGCAGCGGCTGGTACTTCGACTGGAAGCTCAACGCGGGCGAACGCATGAACCTGGACCCGAAGATCGTCAGCGGCGTGGGCAACGTCGTGACGAACGTGCCCACGTCGGAATCGTCGTGCTCCGTGGGCGGCACGTCGAATTTCTATGCGGTCGACGTCTGCCGCGGCACGGGCGTCAACGGCACGATCGTCGGCAGCATGCTGTCGAATACGTCGGCGGCGGTGGGTTTCATCATCGTGCGCCTGCCGAAGGGCGACCTGAAGCTGATCACGACAACGGCAAAGGGCGAAACGCTGACGCGGCCGTTGCAGGAGCTGGACACCGTGGGGGCGCACCGGGCCGGTTGGCGCCGGGTCAAGGGCGATTGA
- a CDS encoding pilus assembly PilX family protein produces MMRQRAQRPQRGIALPVMLIMLTVLLVSSIYLLRSTTSTTLTTSNLAYEAALSKSADLALHTAFDWLSGVDKGLLTQNQAANGYVATLNPAWTVRTPAFWDGAATITEPVTNLRIEYVIHRLCTATGAYNAANSCTLTSARRNVSAPTQVGDSLSSDAPAYQDKPQLHYVVTARIFGTRGGNVVNQTVIMMGP; encoded by the coding sequence ATGATGCGGCAACGCGCACAACGCCCGCAACGAGGGATTGCGCTGCCCGTCATGCTGATCATGCTGACGGTGCTGCTGGTCAGCAGCATCTACCTGCTGCGCTCGACGACGTCGACGACGCTGACGACGTCGAACCTGGCCTACGAGGCGGCGCTGTCGAAATCGGCCGACCTGGCGCTGCACACGGCGTTCGACTGGCTGAGCGGCGTGGACAAGGGCCTCCTGACGCAAAATCAGGCGGCCAACGGGTACGTGGCGACGCTCAATCCCGCCTGGACGGTACGGACGCCCGCGTTCTGGGACGGCGCGGCAACGATCACGGAGCCGGTGACGAACCTGCGCATCGAATACGTCATCCACCGCCTGTGCACCGCGACAGGTGCCTACAATGCCGCCAACAGCTGTACGCTGACCTCGGCCCGCCGCAACGTCAGCGCGCCGACGCAAGTGGGCGACAGCCTGTCGTCGGACGCTCCGGCATACCAGGACAAACCGCAGTTGCACTATGTCGTCACGGCGCGCATTTTCGGCACCCGCGGCGGCAATGTCGTGAACCAGACCGTCATCATGATGGGGCCGTGA
- a CDS encoding PilW family protein, producing MSSSRAHGFSLVELLVSVTVGMLAIVFATRLFVTSEQNKAAAVGGSDSMQNGMLAMFSIANDAGQAGWGLNDPLLSGCDTILTDTAGYELPVVLRGGVQTTPLAPVVIESGGTASDRITLMAGSAMSGAGSERLRDNYAGANSINVATSQPFGYLQGSVVVMVPEPAGGKCALAQLSATPPGYMLNFDSGAAFRFNRTALGNAYGAGQARVFNLGPLQTLALHTWSVRDGNLMLRATDLAGASASPAAVVDNVVAIKGQYGFDTRAGSAFDPAAGMQVGTWSALMIDADGDGVAGGAGDFQRVAAVRLAVIARSRMPEKPDPVTKGCRATPAPLTVFGSRSPATVAASPVTVNLDTVPLWQCHRYRVFETTVPIRNAAWRP from the coding sequence ATGTCGTCTAGCCGCGCGCACGGCTTCTCGCTGGTCGAGCTGCTGGTCAGCGTCACGGTCGGCATGCTGGCGATCGTCTTCGCCACGCGGCTGTTCGTCACCAGTGAGCAGAACAAGGCCGCTGCCGTCGGCGGTTCCGACTCGATGCAGAACGGAATGCTGGCCATGTTCTCGATCGCTAACGACGCGGGCCAGGCCGGCTGGGGGCTCAACGACCCGCTGCTGTCGGGCTGCGATACGATCCTGACCGACACGGCAGGCTACGAGCTGCCCGTCGTGCTGCGCGGCGGCGTCCAGACGACACCGCTGGCGCCAGTCGTCATCGAAAGCGGCGGCACGGCATCGGACCGCATCACGCTGATGGCCGGCAGCGCCATGAGCGGCGCGGGTTCGGAACGCCTGCGCGACAACTACGCGGGCGCCAACTCCATCAACGTGGCCACCAGCCAGCCGTTCGGCTACCTGCAGGGGTCGGTTGTCGTCATGGTCCCGGAACCGGCCGGCGGCAAGTGCGCGCTGGCGCAGCTGTCCGCCACGCCGCCCGGCTACATGCTGAACTTCGACAGCGGCGCCGCGTTCCGCTTCAACCGCACCGCGCTGGGCAATGCCTACGGCGCCGGCCAGGCGCGCGTTTTCAACCTGGGACCGCTGCAGACGCTGGCGCTGCATACCTGGTCGGTCCGCGACGGCAACCTGATGCTGCGCGCCACCGACCTGGCCGGCGCCTCCGCCAGCCCGGCCGCGGTGGTCGACAACGTCGTCGCGATCAAGGGACAGTACGGCTTCGACACCCGCGCCGGCAGCGCCTTCGATCCCGCCGCCGGCATGCAGGTGGGCACGTGGAGTGCGTTGATGATCGACGCCGACGGCGACGGCGTGGCCGGCGGCGCCGGCGATTTCCAGCGGGTGGCCGCCGTACGCCTGGCCGTCATCGCCCGCAGCAGGATGCCGGAGAAGCCGGACCCCGTCACGAAGGGGTGCCGCGCCACGCCGGCGCCGCTGACGGTGTTCGGCAGCCGTTCGCCCGCCACCGTCGCCGCCAGCCCCGTCACCGTCAACCTGGATACCGTCCCGCTGTGGCAGTGCCATCGCTACCGGGTGTTCGAGACGACCGTCCCGATCCGCAACGCGGCGTGGAGGCCATGA